Proteins from one Heterodontus francisci isolate sHetFra1 chromosome 42, sHetFra1.hap1, whole genome shotgun sequence genomic window:
- the pcbd1 gene encoding pterin-4-alpha-carbinolamine dehydratase isoform X1, whose product MSTNRAGKAHRLSAEQRDQLLPNLRAVGWAEVEGRDAIYKEFVFKNFNQAFGFMTRVALQAEKMDHHPEWFNVYNKVHITLSTHECGGLSERDIKLATFTEEALVSQ is encoded by the exons ATGTCAACAAACAGG GCAGGAAAGGCACACAGACTGAGCGCTGAACAACGAGACCAGCTGCTTCCTAACCTCCGAGCAGTCGGCTGGGCTGAAGTCGAAGGAAGAGATGCAATTTATAAAGAGTTTGTCTTTAAAAACTTTAACCAG GCTTTTGGTTTCATGACAAGAGTGGCACTGCAGGCAGAGAAAATGGATCATCACCCAGAATGGTTTAATGTTTATAATAAG GTCCACATAACGCTGAGTACACATGAATGTGGAGGGCTGTCTGAGCGGGATATTAAGTTGGCtactttcactgaagaagctctggtTTCTCAATGA
- the pcbd1 gene encoding pterin-4-alpha-carbinolamine dehydratase isoform X2: MAGKAHRLSAEQRDQLLPNLRAVGWAEVEGRDAIYKEFVFKNFNQAFGFMTRVALQAEKMDHHPEWFNVYNKVHITLSTHECGGLSERDIKLATFTEEALVSQ; this comes from the exons ATG GCAGGAAAGGCACACAGACTGAGCGCTGAACAACGAGACCAGCTGCTTCCTAACCTCCGAGCAGTCGGCTGGGCTGAAGTCGAAGGAAGAGATGCAATTTATAAAGAGTTTGTCTTTAAAAACTTTAACCAG GCTTTTGGTTTCATGACAAGAGTGGCACTGCAGGCAGAGAAAATGGATCATCACCCAGAATGGTTTAATGTTTATAATAAG GTCCACATAACGCTGAGTACACATGAATGTGGAGGGCTGTCTGAGCGGGATATTAAGTTGGCtactttcactgaagaagctctggtTTCTCAATGA